Proteins from a genomic interval of Acomys russatus chromosome 19, mAcoRus1.1, whole genome shotgun sequence:
- the B3gnt8 gene encoding UDP-GlcNAc:betaGal beta-1,3-N-acetylglucosaminyltransferase 8: MRCRKCQLCLSALLTLLGLKVYIEWTSESWLNKAEPRGTQPSPTPPSAEPTLPTNLSARLGQTGPLSLAYWNHQQRQLGVLPSMDCQTWGAAAASEILDFLLYPKDLQRFLLSAACRSFPLWLPAGEGSPVASCSDKDVPYLLLAVKSEPGHFAARQAVRETWGNAVAETRLLFLLGSPLGMGGPDLRSLVTWESQRYGDLLLWDFLDVPYNQTLKDLLLLTWLSQHCPDVSFVLQAQDDAFVHVPALLQHLQTLPPTWARSLYLGEVFTKAKPLRKPGRPFYVPKTFFEGDYPAYAGGGGYVISGRLAPWLLQAAARVVPFPFDDVYTGFCFRALGLVPRAHPGFLTAWPADRTRDPCAVRGLLLVHPVSPQDIIWLWRHLWGPEFQC, encoded by the coding sequence ATGCGTTGCCGTAAGTGCCAGCTCTGCCTGTCAGCACTGCTCACACTCCTGGGCCTCAAAGTATACATTGAGTGGACATCTGAGTCCTGGCTTAACAAGGCTGAACCCCGGGGCACCCAGCCCAGCCCTACACCACCCAGTGCTGAGCCCACCCTACCCACCAACCTCTCTGCGCGCCTGGGTCAGACTGGCCCACTGTCCCTTGCTTACTGGAATCATCAGCAGCGTCAACTGGGAGTCCTGCCCAGTATGGACTGTCAGACTTGGGGGGCTGCCGCTGCCTCAGAGATCTTGGACTTCCTCTTGTACCCCAAGGACCTTCAGCGCTTCTTGCTGTCAGCAGCCTGTAGAAGTTTTCCACTATGGCTGCCTGCCGGGGAAGGCAGCCCCGTGGCCAGCTGCTCGGATAAGGATGTTCCCTATCTGCTGCTGGCTGTCAAGTCAGAACCGGGACACTTTGCGGCGAGACAGGCTGTGAGGGAGACCTGGGGCAACGCAGTTGCTGAGACCCGGTTGCTCTTCCTGCTGGGGTCCCCACTAGGAATGGGGGGTCCTGACCTAAGATCACTGGTGACGTGGGAGAGCCAGCGCTATGGTGACCTGCTGCTCTGGGACTTCCTGGATGTTCCCTACAACCAGACGCTCAAAGACCTGCTGCTGCTGACCTGGCTGAGCCAACACTGCCCCGATGTCAGTTTTGTCCTGCAGGCTCAGGACGACGCCTTTGTGCACGTCCCTGCCCTGCTGCAGCACCTGCAGACTCTGCCACCCACCTGGGCGCGAAGCCTCTACCTGGGCGAGGTCTTCACCAAGGCCAAGCCTCTGCGCAAGCCTGGAAGGCCTTTCTATGTGCCGAAGACCTTCTTTGAAGGTGACTACCCAGCCTACGCAGGTGGAGGTGGCTATGTCATCTCAGGACGCCTGGCTCCCTGGCTGCTGCAGGCAGCAGCCCGTGTGGTACCTTTCCCCTTTGATGATGTCTACACTGGTTTTTGCTTCCGTGCCCTGGGCTTAGTGCCCCGTGCCCACCCGGGGTTCCTCACGGCTTGGCCAGCAGACCGTACCAGGGACCCCTGTGCTGTCCGAGGCCTGTTGCTGGTGCATCCAGTCAGCCCCCAGGACATCATTTGGCTCTGGAGACACCTGTGGGGCCCAGAGTTCCAGTGCTAA
- the Bckdha gene encoding 2-oxoisovalerate dehydrogenase subunit alpha, mitochondrial, protein MAGAMSVAKFWRPSRGLGQAALLLLGRPGARGLAISRPSRQQQQQHFPSLDDKPQFPGASAEFVDKLEFIQPNVISGIPIYRVMDRQGQIINPSEDPHLPQEEVLKFYRSMTLLNTMDRILYESQRQGRISFYMTNYGEEGTHVGSAAALDRTDLVFGQYREAGVLMYRDYPLELFMAQCYGNVSDPGKGRQMPVHYGCKERHFVTISSPLATQIPQAVGAAYAAKRANANRIVICYFGEGAASEGDAHAGFNFAATLECPIIFFCRNNGYAISTPTSEQYRGDGIAARGPGYGIMSIRVDGNDVFAVYNATKEARRRAVAENQPFLIEAMTYRIGHHSTSDDSSAYRSVDEVNYWDKQDHPISRLRQYLLSRGWWDEEQEKTWRKQSRKKVMEAFEQAERKLKPSISLLFSDVYQEMPAQLRRQQESLARHLQTYGEHYPLDHFDK, encoded by the exons ATGGCGGGGGCAATGTCTGTGGCCAAGTTCTGGAGGCCGAGCCGTGGCCTGGGCCAGGCTGCCCTCCTGCTGCTGGGGCGGCCTGGGGCTCGGGGCTTAGCTATATCC cgccccagcaggcagcagcagcagcagcacttccCATCCCTGGACGACAAGCCCCAGTTTCCAGGGGCCTCTGCAGAGTTTGTAGACAAGCTTGAGTTCATCCAGCCCAATGTCATCTCCGGCATCCCCATCTATCGTGTCATGGACCGCCAGGGCCAGATCATCAACCCCAGTGAAGACCCCCAT CTGCCCCAGGAGGAGGTGCTGAAGTTTTACAGGAGCATGACGCTGCTCAACACCATGGACCGCATTCTCTACGAGTCCCAGCGGCAG GGCCGGATCTCCTTCTACATGACCAACTATGGCGAGGAGGGGACACATGTGGGGAGTGCCGCCGCCCTGGACCGGACGGACCTGGTGTTCGGCCAGTACCGGGAGGCAG GTGTGCTCATGTACCGGGACTACCCTCTGGAGCTGTTCATGGCCCAGTGCTATGGCAACGTGAGTGACCCAGGCAAGGGGCGCCAGATGCCCGTTCACTATGGCTGCAAGGAGCGCCACTTCGTCACCATCTCCTCTCCGCTGGCCACACAGATCCCTCAGG CGGTGGGAGCAGCCTATGCTGCCAAGCGCGCCAACGCCAACCGGATCGTCATCTGTTACTTTGGTGAGGGGGCAGCCAGTGAAGGGGATGCCCACGCCGGTTTCAACTTCGCTGCCACCCTGGAGTGCCCTATCATCTTCTTCTGCCGCAACAACGGCTATGCCATCTCCACACCAACCTCCGAGCAGTACCGTGGGGATGGCATAG CGGCTCGGGGCCCTGGCTACGGCATCATGTCAATCCGCGTGGACGGCAACGATGTGTTCGCGGTGTACAACGCCACGAAGGAGGCCCGGCGGCGGGCTGTGGCGGAGAACCAGCCTTTCCTCATTGAGGCCATGACCTACAG GATTGGGCACCACAGCACCAGCGACGACAGCTCAGCATACCGTTCAGTGGACGAGGTCAATTACTGGGACAAGCAGGACCACCCGATTTCGAGGCTGAGGCAGTACCTGCTGAGCCGGGGCTGGTGGGATGAGGAGCAGGAGAAGACCTGGCGGAAGCAGTCACGGAAGAAG gtgatggAGGCCTTTGAGCAGGCCGAGCGGAAGCTAAAGCCGAGCataagcctgctcttttctgacgTGTACCAGGAGATGCCTGCCCAGCTCCGCAGGCAGCAGGAGTCACTGGCACGGCATCTGCAGACCTATGGGGAGCACTACCCTCTGGACCACTTTGACAAGTGA
- the Exosc5 gene encoding exosome complex component RRP46 isoform X2: MEVARSADAKVHTDTGTESSPRSPVCSLRHFACEQNLLSRPDGSASFLQGDTSVLAGVYGPAEVKVSKEIFNKATLEVILRPKIGLPGVAEKSRERLIRNTCEAVVLGVLHPRTSITVVLQVVSDAGSLLACCLNAACMALVDAGVPMRALFCGVSCALDSDGNLVLDPTTKQEKEARAVLTFALDSVEQKLLMSTTKGLYSDAEHPPSPKHRLTL, from the exons ATGGAGGTAGCCAGGAGTGCAGACGCCAAGGTACACACTGACACCGGAACGGAGTCCAGCCCTCGAAGTCCAGTCTGCAGCCTCCGGCACTTTGCTTGTGAGCAGAACCTGCTGTCCCGGCCGGATGGATCTGCTTCTTTCCTGCAAG GTGACACCTCTGTCCTGGCTGGAGTGTACGGGCCGGCCGAGGTGAAAGTCAGCAAAGAaatcttcaacaaggccacactcgaAGTGATCCTGAGACCAAAGATCGGGCTACCTG GCGTGGCAGAGAAGAGCCGGGAACGGCTGATCAGGAATACTTGTGAAGCAGTAGTTCTGGGGGTCCTCCACCCCCGAACCTCCATCACCGTGGTGCTGCAGGTGGTGAGCGACGCTGGCTCT CTCCTGGCCTGTTGCCTCAATGCCGCCTGCATGGCCTTGGTGGATGCAGGCGTGCCCATGCGAGCTCTCTTCTGTGGGGTCAGCTGTGCCCTGGACTCTGACGGCAACCTCGTGCTGGACCCCACGACCAAACAAGAAAAG GAGGCCCGGGCCGTGCTGACCTTTGCTCTGGACAGCGTGGAGCAGAAGCTACTCATGTCCACCACCAAGGGGCTCTATTCCGATGCTGAG